One Corynebacterium yudongzhengii DNA window includes the following coding sequences:
- the lipB gene encoding lipoyl(octanoyl) transferase LipB encodes MSAPREPFFPAEKSIRADAQTDLDIRYLGRVDYREAWQLQADLAKQRSAGEIGDTVLVLEHPNIYTAGKRTQDSDRPTNGLEVIDVDRGGRITWHGEGQLVIYPIIRLAEPVDVVDYVRRLEEAVIHIVRQMGVPEAGRIDGRSGVWVPSTRKAADPEAPRRDRKIAALGIRITRGVTMHGLALNCDNTLEFYDHIVACGIDDADVTTLSLELGRDVTVDDAAKPLLEALDDVLSGRMTVADHSFGSAPDPTKL; translated from the coding sequence ATGTCTGCACCCCGTGAACCGTTTTTCCCCGCCGAGAAATCCATCCGCGCCGACGCGCAGACCGACCTGGATATTCGCTATCTGGGTCGCGTCGATTATCGCGAGGCCTGGCAGTTGCAGGCCGATCTCGCGAAACAGCGCTCAGCCGGAGAGATTGGGGATACGGTGTTGGTGCTCGAGCACCCCAACATCTACACCGCCGGCAAGCGCACCCAGGATTCCGATCGCCCGACCAACGGCCTCGAGGTCATCGACGTCGACCGCGGCGGGCGCATCACCTGGCACGGCGAGGGCCAGCTGGTGATCTACCCCATCATCCGCCTCGCCGAGCCGGTCGACGTCGTCGACTATGTGCGCCGGCTGGAGGAGGCGGTCATCCACATCGTGCGCCAGATGGGGGTTCCGGAGGCCGGGCGTATCGACGGCCGCAGCGGCGTCTGGGTACCGTCGACACGAAAGGCGGCTGATCCCGAGGCACCGCGGCGGGATCGCAAGATCGCGGCCTTAGGCATCCGTATCACCCGCGGGGTGACGATGCACGGCCTGGCCTTAAACTGCGACAACACCCTCGAGTTTTATGACCACATCGTCGCCTGCGGCATTGACGACGCCGACGTGACCACCCTCTCGCTCGAGCTGGGCCGCGATGTCACCGTCGACGACGCCGCGAAACCGCTCCTCGAAGCCCTCGACGACGTGTTGTCTGGCCGCATGACCGTCGCCGATCATAGCTTCGGCTCCGCCCCCGATCCCACCAAGTTGTAG
- a CDS encoding DUF4191 domain-containing protein: protein MAKDSKAADKAVKKAARQAKREKRGQTWKQMWQAFNILRKQDKKLIPLMLITLIGTMLVFFLIGLLWGGQWWMLVLGIPVGILLAVLVFTKRLEASMYDRMSGEKGAGGWALENLRNTVGVAWITKTGVAGTKQMDLVHRVVGNPGVVLVGEGNRNRLRPLMTQQARRIDKVLAGVPIHEVFIGEDEEKGEVPLKKLQRHMLKFPRNYRKNEVYSLSAKLEAIEVRGDAQTQGLPKGPMPRQAQNVSGMNRRMRRASQRSKKR, encoded by the coding sequence ATGGCTAAGGACTCTAAGGCGGCAGACAAGGCAGTGAAGAAGGCAGCACGCCAGGCCAAGCGCGAAAAGCGCGGGCAGACCTGGAAGCAGATGTGGCAGGCCTTCAACATCCTGCGCAAGCAGGACAAGAAGCTCATCCCGCTGATGCTGATCACGTTGATCGGCACCATGCTGGTGTTCTTCCTCATTGGTCTGCTGTGGGGCGGCCAGTGGTGGATGCTCGTGCTGGGTATTCCCGTGGGCATCCTCCTGGCCGTGCTGGTGTTTACCAAGCGCCTCGAGGCGTCGATGTATGACCGCATGTCGGGCGAGAAGGGCGCCGGCGGTTGGGCGCTGGAGAACCTGCGCAACACCGTCGGCGTGGCCTGGATTACCAAGACCGGCGTGGCGGGCACGAAACAGATGGATCTGGTGCACCGCGTCGTCGGCAACCCGGGTGTCGTGCTCGTGGGCGAGGGCAACCGCAACCGCCTGCGCCCGCTGATGACCCAGCAGGCCCGGCGCATCGACAAGGTGCTGGCCGGCGTGCCCATTCACGAGGTCTTCATCGGCGAAGACGAGGAGAAGGGCGAGGTGCCGCTGAAGAAGCTGCAGCGGCATATGCTGAAGTTCCCACGTAACTACCGCAAGAACGAGGTCTACTCGCTCTCGGCGAAGCTCGAAGCCATCGAAGTCCGTGGCGACGCCCAGACGCAAGGCCTGCCGAAGGGCCCGATGCCGCGCCAGGCCCAGAATGTCTCGGGCATGAACCGCCGCATGCGCCGCGCCTCCCAGCGCTCGAAGAAGCGCTAG
- the lipA gene encoding lipoyl synthase encodes MTVAPEGRKLLRVEQRNSQTPIESKPRWIRNQVKTGPEYEDMKKRVRTSKTHTVCQEAGCPNIHECWESREASFLIGGAFCTRRCDFCDIATGRPDPLDRDEPRRVAENIREMDLNYATITGVTRDDLKDEGAWLYAEVVRKIHELNPHTGVENLTPDFSGKPDLLEEVFAAEPEVFAHNVETVPRIFKRIRPAFRYDRSLDVINQAHKYGLITKSNLILGMGETKDEVIEALQDMREAGLDIITVTQYLRPGPRFHPIDRWVRPEEFIEYRDIAQEMGFAVMAGPLVRSSYRGGKLYVEAMKNRGRTLPDNLAHLAETSDGATTQEASTLLEKYGPSEEHPVGSFR; translated from the coding sequence GTGACTGTCGCCCCCGAAGGACGCAAGCTGCTCCGTGTCGAACAGCGCAACTCGCAGACCCCCATCGAGTCGAAACCCCGATGGATCCGCAACCAGGTCAAAACCGGGCCTGAGTACGAGGACATGAAGAAGCGCGTGCGCACCTCGAAGACGCACACCGTCTGCCAGGAGGCAGGATGTCCCAACATCCACGAGTGCTGGGAGTCCCGCGAGGCCTCCTTCCTCATCGGTGGGGCGTTTTGCACCCGCCGGTGCGATTTCTGTGACATCGCCACCGGCCGCCCCGACCCATTGGATCGCGACGAGCCGCGCCGCGTGGCCGAGAACATCCGCGAGATGGACTTGAACTACGCCACCATCACCGGCGTGACCCGCGATGACCTCAAAGACGAGGGCGCATGGCTCTACGCCGAGGTCGTGCGCAAGATCCACGAGCTCAACCCGCACACCGGCGTGGAAAACCTCACCCCGGACTTCTCCGGTAAGCCGGATCTGCTCGAAGAGGTCTTCGCCGCCGAGCCGGAAGTCTTCGCCCACAACGTGGAGACCGTGCCGCGCATCTTCAAGCGCATCCGCCCGGCGTTCCGCTACGACCGCTCGCTGGACGTTATCAACCAGGCCCACAAGTACGGCCTGATTACCAAGTCGAACCTCATCCTCGGCATGGGCGAAACCAAAGACGAGGTCATCGAGGCCCTCCAGGACATGCGTGAGGCCGGCCTCGACATCATCACCGTCACCCAGTACCTGCGCCCGGGCCCGCGCTTCCACCCGATCGACCGCTGGGTGCGCCCGGAGGAGTTCATCGAGTACCGCGACATCGCCCAGGAGATGGGCTTCGCCGTCATGGCCGGCCCGCTGGTGCGTTCCTCCTACCGCGGAGGCAAGCTCTACGTCGAGGCGATGAAAAACCGCGGACGCACGCTGCCGGACAACCTCGCACACCTCGCGGAGACCTCCGACGGGGCGACCACCCAGGAGGCGTCCACCCTCCTGGAGAAGTACGGTCCGAGCGAGGAACACCCGGTCGGGTCGTTTCGCTAG
- the gcvH gene encoding glycine cleavage system protein GcvH has translation MANLPEDFSYSEDHEWINTTGDVNGKTVRVGITSVAAERLGEVVFAELPEVGDSVTHSETCGEVESTKSVSDLYSPVSGTVTAVNDAVHDDYAQINDDPFGAGWLFEVEVSEAGPLLSAAEYAEKNGV, from the coding sequence ATGGCTAACCTGCCCGAAGATTTCTCCTACTCCGAGGACCACGAGTGGATCAACACCACCGGTGACGTGAACGGGAAGACCGTGCGCGTCGGCATCACCTCCGTGGCCGCCGAGCGCCTCGGTGAGGTCGTCTTCGCCGAGCTGCCCGAGGTCGGCGATAGCGTGACCCACTCCGAGACCTGCGGCGAGGTCGAGTCCACCAAGAGCGTCTCCGACCTCTACTCCCCCGTCTCCGGCACGGTCACCGCGGTCAACGACGCCGTGCACGACGACTACGCCCAGATCAACGACGACCCGTTCGGCGCAGGCTGGCTCTTCGAGGTCGAGGTCTCCGAGGCCGGCCCGCTTTTGAGCGCCGCGGAGTACGCCGAGAAGAACGGCGTCTAA